A section of the Phaseolus vulgaris cultivar G19833 chromosome 8, P. vulgaris v2.0, whole genome shotgun sequence genome encodes:
- the LOC137823481 gene encoding protein GLUTAMINE DUMPER 6-like, translating into MRPINSVSSSTSTSPVGVTGIKIWKSPIPYLFGGLAVMLALVSVALVILVCSYRKRDSSSDSSSSPEAEDMKSQAMTKILHTNSEPEVVVIMAGDHNPTYLAKPITSSSLYCTCGVQPQPETQPQPETQPQPTPSSTSSTE; encoded by the coding sequence ATGAGGCCAATAAACAGTGTATCATCATCAACATCAACATCACCAGTTGGTGTTACTGGGATCAAAATATGGAAGTCACCAATTCCTTACTTGTTTGGAGGCTTAGCAGTAATGCTGGCTCTGGTATCTGTGGCATTGGTGATCCTTGTTTGCTCCTACAGAAAACGTGATTCTTCTTCTGACTCGTCATCATCACCTGAAGCTGAAGACATGAAATCACAGGCAATGACCAAGATCCTACACACAAACTCAGAGCCTGAGGTTGTTGTCATAATGGCTGGCGATCACAACCCCACATACCTTGCCAAACCAATCACCTCTTCTTCACTCTACTGCACTTGTGGTGTTCAACCTCAACCCGAAACTCAACCTCAACCCGAAACTCAACCTCAACCAACCCCTTCATCAACCTCATCCACTGAGTGA